One region of uncultured Sulfurimonas sp. genomic DNA includes:
- the nth gene encoding endonuclease III gives MKKATKKEILEIHNLFIEKYRDAVTELEYKNAYELVIAVALSAQCTDKRVNLITPELFASYPSPKELADADINDVKALINSCSFFNNKAKNIIAMAQRVIEVYGGEIPMNEKDLITLAGVGQKTANVVMIEYTGANLMAVDTHVFRVSHRLGLSDDKTASKTEATLVKKFKNNLHALHQGMVLFGRYICTAKNPKCEECFLKEFCKTKETFKV, from the coding sequence ATGAAAAAAGCTACAAAAAAAGAAATTTTAGAAATTCACAATCTATTTATAGAAAAATATAGAGATGCAGTAACTGAATTAGAGTACAAAAATGCTTATGAACTCGTTATAGCCGTCGCACTCTCCGCTCAATGTACAGATAAAAGAGTAAATCTAATCACACCTGAACTTTTCGCTTCATACCCAAGTCCAAAAGAGTTAGCAGATGCAGATATAAATGATGTAAAAGCACTTATAAATAGCTGCTCTTTTTTTAACAACAAAGCCAAAAATATTATAGCCATGGCACAAAGAGTTATTGAAGTTTACGGTGGTGAAATTCCTATGAATGAAAAAGATCTCATAACACTAGCTGGAGTTGGACAAAAAACAGCAAATGTCGTAATGATAGAATACACAGGTGCAAACCTTATGGCAGTTGATACCCACGTTTTTAGAGTCTCTCACAGACTTGGACTTAGTGATGATAAAACGGCCTCAAAAACAGAAGCTACACTAGTAAAAAAGTTTAAAAACAATCTTCACGCCCTACACCAAGGAATGGTGCTATTTGGTAGATATATCTGCACAGCAAAAAATCCAAAATGCGAAGAGTGTTTTTTAAAAGAGTTTTGCAAAACAAAAGAGACATTTAAAGTTTAG
- a CDS encoding HU family DNA-binding protein, translating into MNKAQFVELVQASGEYKTKVEAEAAIKAFTEAVTTALVKKEDVSLVGFGSFSASLQKGKSGKVPGTDKTYTTQDKMVPKFKAGKGLKDRVAAGK; encoded by the coding sequence ATGAACAAAGCTCAATTCGTTGAATTAGTACAAGCAAGTGGTGAGTACAAAACTAAAGTTGAAGCAGAAGCTGCAATTAAAGCATTTACAGAAGCTGTTACAACTGCTCTAGTTAAAAAAGAAGATGTTTCTTTAGTTGGTTTTGGTAGTTTTTCTGCTAGCCTTCAAAAAGGTAAAAGTGGTAAAGTTCCAGGAACTGATAAAACTTATACAACTCAGGACAAAATGGTTCCTAAATTTAAAGCTGGTAAAGGTCTTAAAGATCGCGTTGCAGCTGGTAAATAA
- a CDS encoding AAA family ATPase encodes MNGNNIFEKLTHNMTEAIESSISLALHNKNQEVVNIHFLWALLTNSNSVLNQMFNKMNIDKVAIELDVKSLSEKLPKSSTVSKENIKLSKEFVSSLEAGAGLMTKNGDSFLAVDTYILANLKNEPFLSLLKKYIDVSELAKNLEASRGGAKIDSQSSDETLESLEKYGIDLTAEAAEGKLSPVIGRDEEITRMMQILIRKTKNNPMLLGEPGVGKTALVEGLAQRISDNKVPTSLQNKRVIALDMSALIAGAKYRGEFEDRLKAVIDEVKQSGNIILFIDEIHTIVGAGASEGSMDAANILKPALARGELHTIGATTLKEYRKYFEKDMALQRRFLPINLDEPTVNQSLQILRGIKERLETHHNVTITDSALVAAAKLSDRYIADRFLPDKAIDLIDEAAAELKMQIESEPNALSSAKRKSSELHVEREALKMEKTPANEKRLTEIEKELADVAEEVRTLEAQFATEKEVFERISGIKNDIEKKRKEAHLAKSNSEFNRAAEIEYGEIPTLIEEEKKINEKWNKLQEAGTLLKNSVDEEAIASIISRWTKIPVNKMLQGDKEKILNVEDELNRDVVGQTKATHAVSRAIKRNKAGLSDANTPIGSFLFLGPTGVGKTQTAKTLAKFLFDSEDAMIRIDMSEYMEKHAVSRLVGAAPGYVGYEEGGQLTEAVRRKPYSVILFDEVEKAHPDVFNMLLQVLDDGRLTDNKGVTVDFSNTIIILTSNIASDKIINNPASDELDNMVLAELKQAFKPEFLNRLDDIVIFNALGREQIIDIVDIFFRDISKKVEQRDIELTLSADAKAYIAEAGFDPVYGARPLKRALYEIVEDRLAELILEGRVVEGSKVFFDFKDGEIKVSVK; translated from the coding sequence ATGAATGGTAATAATATTTTTGAAAAACTAACACATAATATGACAGAGGCTATAGAGTCTTCTATATCTTTGGCTTTACACAATAAAAATCAAGAGGTAGTGAACATACATTTTTTATGGGCATTATTAACTAACTCTAATTCAGTATTAAATCAGATGTTTAATAAGATGAATATTGATAAAGTAGCAATAGAGTTGGATGTTAAGAGTCTAAGTGAAAAGTTGCCAAAATCATCAACTGTATCAAAAGAAAATATTAAACTCTCCAAAGAGTTTGTGTCTAGTTTGGAAGCTGGTGCAGGTTTGATGACAAAAAATGGAGACTCATTTTTAGCAGTTGATACTTACATACTTGCAAACTTAAAAAATGAGCCATTTTTAAGTTTGTTGAAAAAGTATATAGATGTTTCAGAACTTGCCAAAAATCTGGAAGCTTCTCGTGGGGGAGCTAAGATAGATTCTCAAAGTTCTGATGAGACTTTAGAGTCTTTAGAAAAATATGGTATAGATTTAACAGCGGAAGCTGCTGAGGGAAAACTCTCTCCTGTGATTGGACGTGATGAAGAGATAACACGTATGATGCAGATACTTATCCGTAAAACAAAAAACAACCCTATGCTTTTAGGTGAGCCTGGTGTTGGTAAAACAGCTTTAGTTGAAGGTTTAGCACAACGTATTAGTGACAACAAAGTACCAACTTCACTTCAAAATAAAAGAGTTATAGCCCTTGATATGAGTGCATTAATAGCAGGTGCAAAATATAGAGGAGAGTTTGAAGATAGACTAAAGGCTGTAATTGATGAGGTAAAACAAAGCGGAAATATCATACTTTTTATAGATGAGATTCACACTATTGTTGGAGCTGGTGCATCTGAGGGAAGTATGGATGCTGCAAATATCTTAAAACCAGCTCTAGCGCGTGGAGAGCTTCATACTATTGGTGCTACAACTCTAAAAGAGTATAGAAAATATTTTGAAAAAGATATGGCACTTCAAAGAAGGTTTTTACCTATTAATCTTGATGAGCCTACTGTAAATCAATCTCTTCAAATTTTACGTGGAATAAAAGAGCGTTTGGAGACTCACCATAATGTAACTATAACAGATAGCGCACTTGTAGCCGCTGCAAAACTCTCAGATAGATATATAGCAGATAGATTTTTACCTGATAAAGCCATAGACCTTATAGATGAAGCTGCAGCTGAACTTAAGATGCAAATAGAGTCTGAACCAAATGCGCTAAGTTCTGCAAAGAGAAAGAGTTCAGAACTTCATGTTGAGAGAGAAGCTCTAAAGATGGAGAAAACTCCTGCAAATGAGAAGAGATTAACTGAGATAGAAAAAGAGTTGGCAGATGTAGCAGAAGAAGTTAGAACATTAGAAGCACAATTTGCAACTGAAAAAGAGGTATTTGAGAGAATTTCTGGCATTAAAAATGATATTGAGAAAAAGAGAAAAGAAGCGCATCTAGCAAAAAGTAACTCTGAGTTTAATCGTGCAGCTGAGATAGAATATGGTGAAATACCAACTCTTATAGAAGAAGAAAAAAAGATAAACGAGAAGTGGAACAAACTTCAAGAAGCGGGAACACTACTTAAAAATAGTGTAGATGAAGAAGCTATTGCATCTATTATTTCAAGATGGACAAAGATACCTGTAAATAAAATGCTTCAAGGAGATAAAGAAAAAATCTTAAATGTTGAAGATGAGCTTAATCGTGATGTTGTAGGACAAACTAAAGCTACTCATGCTGTCTCTCGTGCTATAAAAAGAAATAAAGCAGGACTCTCAGATGCAAATACGCCTATTGGTAGTTTTTTGTTCTTAGGACCAACTGGAGTAGGTAAGACTCAAACGGCTAAAACATTGGCTAAGTTCTTGTTTGATAGTGAAGATGCAATGATTCGTATAGATATGAGTGAGTATATGGAAAAACATGCAGTCTCACGTCTTGTTGGAGCAGCACCAGGATATGTTGGTTATGAAGAGGGTGGACAACTTACAGAAGCGGTAAGAAGAAAACCATATAGTGTAATTTTATTTGATGAGGTAGAAAAAGCACACCCTGATGTTTTTAATATGTTACTTCAAGTTTTAGATGATGGAAGACTAACTGACAACAAAGGTGTAACGGTTGATTTTAGCAATACTATCATCATCTTAACTTCAAATATTGCAAGTGATAAAATTATAAATAATCCAGCATCTGATGAGCTTGACAATATGGTTTTAGCTGAGTTAAAACAAGCATTTAAACCAGAGTTTTTAAATAGACTTGATGATATCGTGATTTTTAATGCGCTTGGACGTGAACAGATTATAGATATAGTAGATATTTTCTTTAGAGATATAAGCAAAAAAGTTGAACAAAGAGATATAGAACTTACTCTAAGTGCAGATGCTAAAGCTTATATAGCTGAAGCTGGGTTTGATCCTGTTTATGGAGCTAGACCGCTTAAACGTGCTCTTTATGAGATAGTAGAAGACAGACTTGCTGAGCTAATACTTGAGGGTAGAGTAGTCGAGGGATCAAAAGTCTTTTTTGACTTTAAAGATGGCGAAATAAAAGTAAGTGTGAAGTAA
- a CDS encoding peptidylprolyl isomerase, with protein MIKTLLSLLLVLFVSLQANEKDSRVILETTQGNIELILFKDIAPLAVENFTTHVKNGYYNGVAFHRIIKNFMIQGGDPTESGKGGKSIWGKAFKDEYKNKTFNKAGILAMANAGPHTNGSQFFITTVKTPWLNGRHTIFGEITKESMNTLSKLNNVATFGRSGADRPQDRQEIIKAYIKQ; from the coding sequence ATGATTAAAACATTGTTATCATTACTTTTAGTTTTATTTGTTAGCTTACAAGCAAATGAAAAAGATTCTCGCGTAATACTAGAGACTACTCAAGGCAATATAGAGTTAATACTTTTTAAAGACATAGCTCCACTCGCTGTAGAAAACTTTACAACACACGTAAAAAATGGCTACTACAATGGAGTAGCATTTCATAGAATTATCAAAAATTTTATGATTCAAGGTGGAGACCCAACTGAGAGTGGCAAAGGTGGAAAGAGCATCTGGGGAAAAGCATTTAAAGATGAATATAAAAACAAAACTTTTAACAAAGCTGGAATTCTTGCAATGGCAAATGCTGGTCCTCACACAAATGGAAGTCAGTTTTTTATAACTACTGTTAAAACTCCTTGGTTAAATGGAAGACATACAATATTTGGTGAGATAACTAAAGAGTCTATGAACACACTTTCAAAATTAAACAATGTAGCAACATTTGGTAGAAGTGGTGCAGATAGACCTCAAGATAGACAAGAGATTATAAAAGCATATATTAAACAATAG
- a CDS encoding XRE family transcriptional regulator yields the protein MQIDDLFNILHNSLESQNNGKKISLKDMASSLGISMRTYQDWKLGRAKPQAASIVMKMLGKLDDDEIIRAVRKINKL from the coding sequence ATGCAAATTGATGATCTATTTAATATTCTTCATAACTCATTAGAGTCTCAAAATAATGGAAAAAAAATATCTCTTAAAGATATGGCTAGTTCACTTGGGATATCTATGCGTACATATCAAGACTGGAAGTTGGGCAGAGCGAAACCTCAAGCTGCATCTATAGTCATGAAAATGTTAGGAAAGTTAGATGATGATGAGATTATTAGAGCTGTTAGAAAAATCAATAAACTTTAA
- a CDS encoding peptidylprolyl isomerase, with amino-acid sequence MTKMTKIVAALLLMSTLASANTLITVNGTKITQEDVDTALMNATQGRFNQVPADKQAEFRKQVLEQLIAKELVFEDAKKTGVLKTKDFKDEYEKVQERVKKELAIQVWQKQQLDKVNVSNKELKSYYDKNKEEFNEKETVHARHILVKTEDEAKSIVNELKSLKDNALKGKFIELAKAKSTGPSGPKGGDLGYFAQGQMVPEFNDKVFDMKVGTVSAPVKTQFGYHVIYLEDKKDKKILEFTEVKSFIEQRLKMEKFKVVVQDKMEELKNKATIK; translated from the coding sequence ATGACTAAAATGACGAAAATAGTTGCTGCTTTACTTTTAATGAGTACACTTGCTAGTGCCAATACACTGATTACAGTAAATGGAACAAAGATTACTCAAGAAGATGTTGATACAGCATTGATGAATGCAACTCAAGGTAGATTTAATCAAGTTCCAGCTGATAAACAAGCAGAATTTAGAAAACAGGTTTTGGAGCAACTAATAGCTAAAGAATTAGTTTTTGAAGATGCTAAAAAAACAGGTGTTTTAAAAACTAAGGACTTTAAAGATGAGTACGAAAAAGTTCAAGAAAGAGTAAAAAAAGAGTTAGCAATTCAGGTTTGGCAAAAACAACAACTTGATAAAGTTAATGTTTCAAACAAAGAGTTAAAAAGTTATTATGACAAAAATAAAGAAGAGTTTAATGAAAAAGAGACTGTTCACGCTCGTCATATTTTAGTTAAAACTGAAGATGAAGCTAAATCTATTGTAAATGAGTTAAAATCTTTAAAAGATAATGCACTTAAAGGTAAATTTATTGAGTTAGCTAAAGCAAAATCAACAGGACCAAGTGGACCAAAAGGTGGAGATTTAGGTTATTTTGCTCAAGGTCAAATGGTTCCAGAGTTTAATGATAAAGTATTTGATATGAAAGTTGGAACTGTATCTGCTCCTGTAAAAACTCAGTTTGGATATCACGTTATCTACTTAGAAGATAAAAAAGATAAAAAAATATTAGAGTTTACAGAAGTAAAATCATTTATTGAGCAAAGACTTAAAATGGAAAAATTTAAAGTGGTAGTGCAAGATAAAATGGAAGAATTAAAAAATAAAGCAACTATAAAATAG
- the fbaA gene encoding class II fructose-bisphosphate aldolase: protein MSKGILDIVKPGVLFGDDVQKVYKMAKEIGFAIPAVNVVSTDSINAVLEAAAKVKSPVIIQFSNGGASYFAGKGLSNENEKAAIVGAIAGAKYIHAMAEAYGVAVILHTDHAAKKLLPWIDALLDAGEKHFKHTGRALYSSHMLDLSEEPLEENISISKTYLERMSKIGMSIEIELGVTGGEEDGVDNTNIDNALLYTQPEEVAYAYEELSKVSPDFTIAASFGNVHGVYKPGNVQLTPKILDNSQKFIQDKFNTKEKPVNFVFHGGSGSALSEIREAISYGVIKMNIDTDTQWATWAGTKAYVEKYNDYLQAQIGNPEGEDKPNKKYYDPRKWLRAGQETLVCRVEEAFSDLNALNKN, encoded by the coding sequence ATGAGTAAAGGCATATTAGATATCGTAAAACCAGGCGTCCTATTTGGAGATGATGTACAAAAAGTTTACAAAATGGCTAAGGAGATTGGCTTTGCTATCCCAGCTGTTAATGTTGTCTCAACTGACTCTATCAATGCAGTTTTAGAAGCAGCAGCAAAAGTAAAATCCCCTGTAATTATTCAGTTTAGTAATGGTGGAGCTTCTTATTTTGCAGGAAAAGGCTTAAGTAACGAGAATGAAAAAGCGGCAATTGTAGGAGCTATAGCAGGCGCTAAATATATTCATGCGATGGCTGAAGCTTATGGTGTAGCTGTTATTTTACATACTGATCATGCTGCTAAAAAACTACTACCTTGGATAGATGCTCTCTTAGATGCAGGAGAGAAACACTTTAAACATACCGGTCGTGCACTTTACTCATCTCACATGTTAGATTTATCAGAAGAACCTTTAGAAGAAAATATCTCTATCTCAAAAACATATTTAGAGCGTATGAGTAAAATAGGCATGAGTATAGAGATAGAACTTGGTGTTACAGGCGGAGAAGAAGATGGTGTTGATAATACAAATATTGACAATGCACTTTTATATACTCAACCTGAAGAAGTAGCATATGCATATGAAGAGTTAAGCAAAGTTTCTCCAGACTTTACAATCGCTGCTTCATTTGGAAATGTTCATGGTGTTTATAAACCAGGAAATGTTCAACTTACTCCAAAAATTTTAGATAACTCTCAAAAGTTTATACAAGATAAGTTCAACACAAAAGAAAAGCCGGTAAACTTTGTTTTTCATGGTGGTTCGGGTTCGGCTCTTTCAGAAATAAGAGAAGCAATAAGTTATGGTGTTATAAAGATGAATATCGATACTGACACTCAGTGGGCAACTTGGGCTGGTACAAAAGCTTATGTTGAAAAATACAATGATTATTTACAAGCTCAAATAGGAAATCCAGAGGGTGAAGATAAACCAAATAAAAAATACTATGATCCTAGAAAATGGTTAAGAGCAGGTCAAGAGACTTTGGTATGTCGTGTTGAAGAAGCATTTAGTGATTTAAATGCACTAAATAAAAACTAA
- a CDS encoding flagellar assembly protein A, protein MSEIKNSIIKTKNVKDAMSSFASDNFIPLNECDFFIKDVQTYIKTSSDDAFRLFNEDVHEHYKDEKSIINQHLELQQLYTIEAIQSKEVEMKLNYSLELGEFCCNPKIILHPDSHILYKTHKPQETFRLLMQEINKIKAKNSILINLYDHTMIKNLKAFTKYLYEGKFKKKVRLPLFDGIEPDITRAGKLILWFTHKNQEKKHQIIEVEEDETLVEYKKPIYGKSGFNAYGKQLDKDYLHNADDLRAKIDPKSIYIQDNDDKKLYKSKTKGFVHFTSTLLSVDNKVKMSKISRVEDSLAKEEDNNIEVHISQNDTTKDSIGEGVELTSETIHVNGHVGANSILEAINMQIDGATHKDSMQFARAAKINRHKGTLRCHEAKIALLEGGIVHATNLELEATLGGTIYAQNVKIGHVKSNLKVYASESINIKLVSGEDNTFKINYKQVPILNSKIDLINEDIENLRFELEEAHRHNKSKVEAIQTNIKNFKNEIEKIKNSASYATIKIERPLKGLNNIIFTLDNNEEIIYKTQAQAYEPFYLDITQEKITLQPVNKSISIS, encoded by the coding sequence ATGAGTGAAATAAAAAATTCAATAATCAAAACTAAAAATGTAAAGGATGCAATGAGTAGCTTTGCATCTGATAACTTTATACCTCTAAATGAGTGCGATTTTTTTATTAAAGATGTGCAAACTTATATAAAAACAAGTTCAGATGATGCTTTTAGACTTTTCAATGAAGATGTACATGAGCATTATAAGGATGAAAAATCTATTATTAACCAACATTTAGAACTTCAACAACTCTATACTATAGAAGCTATTCAATCAAAAGAAGTTGAGATGAAATTAAACTACTCTTTAGAGCTTGGTGAATTTTGTTGTAATCCAAAAATAATCTTGCATCCAGATTCACACATACTTTATAAAACACACAAACCTCAAGAAACTTTTAGACTTTTAATGCAAGAGATAAACAAAATCAAAGCAAAAAATTCGATATTAATAAATTTATATGATCACACAATGATTAAAAATCTAAAGGCTTTTACAAAATACTTGTATGAAGGCAAATTCAAGAAAAAAGTTAGACTTCCACTTTTTGATGGTATAGAACCAGATATAACAAGAGCAGGAAAACTTATACTTTGGTTTACACATAAAAATCAAGAAAAAAAACATCAAATCATAGAAGTTGAAGAAGATGAAACTCTTGTTGAGTATAAAAAACCCATCTATGGAAAAAGTGGATTTAATGCATACGGAAAACAATTAGATAAAGATTATCTACACAATGCTGATGACCTTAGAGCTAAGATAGATCCAAAAAGCATATATATTCAAGATAATGATGATAAAAAATTATATAAAAGTAAAACTAAAGGTTTTGTTCATTTTACAAGCACTCTTTTAAGTGTTGATAACAAAGTAAAAATGTCAAAAATATCAAGAGTAGAAGACTCTCTTGCCAAAGAAGAAGACAACAACATAGAAGTTCATATATCCCAAAACGACACTACAAAAGATAGCATCGGTGAAGGAGTAGAACTAACAAGCGAAACCATTCATGTTAATGGACATGTTGGTGCAAACAGCATCTTAGAAGCTATAAACATGCAAATAGATGGAGCTACACACAAAGATTCTATGCAATTTGCAAGAGCTGCAAAAATCAATAGACATAAAGGCACCCTAAGATGCCATGAAGCAAAAATAGCACTTTTAGAAGGTGGAATAGTTCATGCAACAAACCTTGAACTTGAAGCAACCTTAGGAGGCACAATATATGCACAAAATGTAAAAATAGGTCATGTCAAAAGTAATCTAAAAGTATATGCATCTGAGTCTATTAACATTAAACTAGTAAGTGGGGAAGATAATACATTTAAAATAAATTATAAACAAGTCCCTATTTTAAATTCAAAAATAGATCTTATAAATGAAGATATAGAAAACTTAAGGTTTGAACTTGAAGAGGCTCATAGACATAATAAATCAAAAGTAGAAGCCATACAAACAAATATCAAAAACTTTAAAAATGAAATAGAAAAAATAAAAAATTCTGCTTCATACGCAACGATAAAAATAGAAAGACCTCTTAAGGGTTTAAATAATATAATTTTTACATTAGACAATAATGAAGAGATTATCTACAAAACACAAGCTCAAGCTTATGAACCATTTTATTTAGATATAACCCAAGAAAAGATTACACTCCAGCCTGTCAACAAATCTATCTCTATTTCATAA
- a CDS encoding nitroreductase, whose protein sequence is MPTILEAIKSRSSKRSYLEKEVSKDIQEKILEAANMTPSGANMQPWITYAVSDKEILKEIGDAIIDKMNAGVEHDQFIQYYPIKWKNPYKKRRLETGVGLYTLMDVDRKDIEKRTKMWHDNFRWFGAQTVFFVFTDEALIDNAQGALIDCGAYMQSLMLAAKEFNLDTCPQGSTTEFGKVVAEVLKTPDNLALLYSVVIGYADEEAKINSYQPQRVSIEDNVTFI, encoded by the coding sequence TTGCCTACAATTTTAGAAGCCATTAAGAGCCGTTCTTCAAAAAGGTCGTATCTTGAAAAAGAGGTATCAAAAGATATTCAAGAAAAAATTTTAGAAGCAGCAAATATGACACCAAGCGGTGCAAATATGCAACCATGGATTACATATGCAGTTAGCGATAAAGAGATATTAAAAGAAATTGGAGATGCAATCATTGATAAAATGAATGCGGGGGTAGAACATGACCAATTCATACAATATTATCCTATTAAATGGAAAAACCCTTATAAAAAAAGACGCCTTGAAACTGGTGTAGGGCTCTATACTTTAATGGATGTAGATAGAAAAGACATAGAAAAAAGAACTAAAATGTGGCATGATAATTTTAGATGGTTTGGTGCTCAAACAGTTTTTTTTGTATTTACAGATGAAGCTTTAATTGATAATGCCCAAGGTGCGTTGATAGACTGCGGTGCTTATATGCAAAGCTTAATGCTCGCGGCTAAAGAGTTTAATCTTGACACTTGTCCACAAGGTTCTACAACAGAGTTTGGAAAAGTAGTTGCAGAGGTATTAAAAACTCCAGATAATTTAGCACTACTATATAGTGTAGTTATTGGTTATGCGGATGAAGAGGCTAAAATAAACTCTTATCAACCCCAAAGAGTATCAATAGAGGATAATGTCACTTTTATATAA
- a CDS encoding 1-aminocyclopropane-1-carboxylate deaminase has protein sequence MKASPISKISLEGREFYVKRDDLIDPFLAGNKYRKLYTLLQTPSNKLNKIISYGGTQSNAMLAISAMCNTKGWEFEYYTKPLSQTQKNFSHGNYFHAINLGMKHIEIDDSLYRDYIASLSLTIDATTFIVDQGGAVEEAKLGLEVLAKEIRKEDINIKSLATPSGTGTTALFLALALSEFKVYTTPCVGDAAYLRSQMQALHEIPENLIILEPKKKYHFAKPYQEFIDIHKKLLASGIEFDLIYAPGMWEALLANTKEEILYIHSGGVSGNESMLKRYEQKGMSII, from the coding sequence ATGAAAGCCTCTCCTATATCTAAGATATCTTTAGAAGGGAGAGAGTTTTATGTTAAAAGAGATGATTTAATAGATCCATTTTTAGCAGGAAACAAGTACAGAAAACTCTATACACTTTTACAAACACCCTCAAATAAATTAAATAAAATCATCTCTTATGGTGGAACACAATCAAATGCTATGCTCGCAATTTCAGCAATGTGTAATACAAAGGGCTGGGAATTTGAATACTATACAAAACCTTTAAGTCAAACTCAAAAAAATTTCTCTCATGGAAATTATTTTCATGCTATAAATTTGGGAATGAAGCATATAGAGATTGATGACTCTTTATATCGAGACTATATAGCTTCTCTTTCATTGACTATAGATGCTACTACGTTTATAGTAGACCAAGGTGGAGCAGTTGAAGAAGCAAAACTAGGCTTAGAAGTTTTAGCCAAAGAAATAAGAAAAGAAGATATAAATATTAAATCTCTTGCCACTCCATCAGGAACAGGTACTACAGCACTTTTTTTAGCATTAGCTCTTTCAGAGTTTAAAGTTTATACAACTCCTTGTGTTGGAGATGCTGCTTACTTAAGAAGTCAGATGCAAGCCTTGCACGAAATACCAGAAAATTTAATTATATTAGAGCCTAAAAAAAAGTATCATTTTGCAAAACCATATCAAGAGTTTATTGATATACATAAAAAGCTTTTGGCATCTGGAATTGAGTTTGATTTGATATATGCACCTGGAATGTGGGAAGCTTTACTTGCTAATACTAAAGAAGAGATTTTATATATTCATAGTGGTGGAGTGAGTGGAAATGAGAGTATGCTCAAAAGATATGAGCAAAAAGGTATGTCAATTATATAA
- the cmoA gene encoding carboxy-S-adenosyl-L-methionine synthase CmoA, producing MNDKVFTKPIEKQFEFNEEVAVVFDDMLNRSVPFYKESQKITEFFALKQLKNAGRIYDLGCSTASLLISISKQLHVDADVVGLDNSDAMLEQARKKCSALGASIKLENADILKYDYKEADVFVSNYTLQFIRPLVREELVKKIASALKKDGIFIFSEKVISHHSKLNKDLIECYYDFKKEQGYSEYEIVQKREALENILVPYSEEENIKMAKNCGFSHCEVVFRWANFATFIAIK from the coding sequence ATGAATGATAAAGTATTTACAAAACCCATAGAAAAACAGTTTGAGTTCAACGAAGAAGTGGCCGTAGTTTTTGACGATATGTTAAATAGAAGTGTGCCTTTTTATAAAGAATCTCAAAAAATTACAGAGTTTTTTGCCTTGAAACAACTTAAAAATGCAGGGCGTATTTATGATTTGGGTTGCTCAACTGCATCTCTGCTTATTAGCATCTCAAAACAACTTCACGTAGATGCTGATGTAGTTGGACTTGATAACTCAGATGCAATGTTAGAGCAAGCTAGAAAAAAATGCTCAGCTCTTGGAGCATCTATCAAGCTTGAAAATGCAGATATTTTAAAATATGATTATAAAGAAGCAGATGTTTTTGTAAGTAACTATACTCTCCAGTTTATAAGACCTTTGGTTCGTGAAGAACTTGTAAAAAAAATAGCATCTGCACTTAAAAAAGATGGCATCTTTATCTTTAGTGAAAAAGTAATAAGTCATCACTCCAAACTAAATAAAGATCTTATAGAGTGTTATTATGATTTCAAAAAAGAGCAGGGTTATTCAGAGTATGAAATAGTTCAAAAAAGAGAAGCTTTAGAAAATATTTTAGTTCCATATAGTGAAGAAGAAAATATTAAGATGGCTAAAAATTGTGGTTTTTCACACTGTGAAGTAGTTTTTCGTTGGGCAAATTTTGCGACATTCATCGCTATAAAGTAA